A DNA window from Phoenix dactylifera cultivar Barhee BC4 chromosome 13, palm_55x_up_171113_PBpolish2nd_filt_p, whole genome shotgun sequence contains the following coding sequences:
- the LOC103707282 gene encoding flowering-promoting factor 1-like protein 1: protein MSGVWVFRNGVVRLVENPANEQSSTVRRKVLLHTPTNEIIASYASLERKLMSLGWERYYDDPDLLQFHKRASLDLISLPKDFSRFKSMHMYDIVVKNRESFRVIDV, encoded by the coding sequence ATGTCTGGTGTTTGGGTGTTCAGGAATGGTGTGGTTCGACTGGTAGAGAACCCTGCGAACGAGCAGTCATCGACGGTTCGCCGCAAGGTATTGCTCCACACTCCCACCAACGAGATCATCGCCTCCTACGCCTCCCTCGAGCGCAAGCTCATGAGCTTAGGATGGGAGAGATACTACGATGACCCCGACCTCCTCCAGTTCCACAAGCGCGCGTCTCTTGATCTCATCTCATTGCCCAAGGACTTCAGCCGATTCAAGTCCATGCACATGTACGATATCGTTGTCAAGAATCGCGAATCCTTTAGGGTCATTGATGTGTAG
- the LOC120112954 gene encoding flowering-promoting factor 1-like protein 1, with amino-acid sequence MSGVWVFKNGVVRLVENPANEHSSTVRRKVLLYTPANEIINSYASLERKLASLGWERYYEDPDLLQFHKRSSIDLISLPRDFSQFKSMHMYDIVVKNRDSFRVIDM; translated from the coding sequence ATGTCTGGAGTCTGGGTGTTCAAAAATGGAGTTGTGCGGCTTGTGGAGAACCCTGCGAATGAGCACTCCTCGACGGTTCGTCGGAAGGTATTGCTCTACACTCCTGCCAATGAGATCATCAACTCCTACGCCTCTCTCGAGCGCAAGCTCGCCAGTCTCGGGTGGGAGCGATACTACGAAGACCCTGACCTCCTCCAGTTTCACAAGCGCTCATCGATCGACCTCATCTCGCTCCCACGGGATTTCAGCCAGTTCAAGTCCATGCACATGTATGACATCGTCGTCAAGAATCGCGACTCCTTCCGAGTCATCGACATGTAG